The stretch of DNA ttttaaaagaattttgcctCCAAAACaaccgaaaattttttttcattttaaggtGCCTTTGTGATTTTCGATTATGAAGCCTAAAGCTTTTAATCCGTCCAGGAGAAGAAGGATGCTAAGAGCAGCTGCAGCAGCAACATCCGCTTCACTTTTAGAGCTTTCCAGGACGTCCTCTATTTCGCCCATAGTACCATTACCAGGGTCTAGCCATTCTCACCTGGAAGTTGGATTTTCGAGTCAATCATTGCTGACGGAAACTCTCCCACATTCAACCTTACCACCTACACCTCCCTCAGGACTTTTAGCGGATCATGAATACTGTGACAGTGATGAAACATTGTCAGCGGATGAAAATGACCATTCCTCTATTTTGCAATCAGTGCCTTCCAGTCTTCAGAATCCTAATCAACTACAGAGTTCTTCCCGTATTTGTTTTGACTTTCCCTCTTCCATGAATGACGAAAATGATGAGGATGGAACACTTTGTAATTCTGACAATCAGACTTCTCAGATTCCGCAAGCACCACAACGTGATGAATCTTATTTTGTGCACCAATTTGCATCAATTGTGTCAGAAGAAGGACTTACAGTGGCAGTCGTTAACCGGATTCTTCGTATTTTTCGGGAAATGGGtcacaaatattttcctgaaacACGCACAGCTTTGCTTCAAACTCTAACAACAACAAATATTACTCGTTCTTGAATATTtctaaatgtaatttttttttaaataaaaacattttaatttatttaatgcattttaataaaaaaaatggatatgTCCTACGCTTTTTGCATGGACTGTCCATAGATTGTCCTCTGATGTGTCCACAAAAATCTTACATACACTGGACCAGTCCTATGGTATTTGTATGGGCTGTCCAATGGATTGTCCTCTGACTTGTGCAGTGATTGTTTTTTGAACCCTGAATATATCCTACGCTCTCTGTATAAGGCGTCCCATGGATTATCCCCTGACGTGTTCActagaatttttctaaacatTGGACTAGTCCTAACCGGAAGTGGGTGACAAGTCCTACGATCTGTCTAAAGAACAGTTTGTATGTTACCAATGTATTTTGTCGTACGAAAGTCAGTGACGGAAGTcatgaaaatgtctttgagGATGTCTGATTTTGTCGTAGGacagaatataagaaaaaaacaagaaatgtcCATGGGACACATGGGACGAATTTATGGGGTAAATGTCAATGAAATGTCAGAAAtctggaataaaaataaacacacgtgcaaaagttttctgttttcccaatttctcacttttctaAGGAAATTCTAAGGATTCTAATGGAAAATCCCGAAGGAAATGTGCAAGAAGAAGGAGGAGAAGttaaaaattctgaagaaTTCCTAAAATTCGGAGAGGAAAGTGAAAATCAAGCGAATGAGGAGGAAGATGAAGTTCCAGAGATTTCCTGGTTCCGCTACCAAGACAAGGAGCAGAAATCTGAGAAGAAGAACAAGAAGGGAAACAAAGTGAAAGCGCAGAAGCCAAAGAAGGGCGATGATGAGCCAGATGACGAGGAGAAAGCTCTCATGGAAGCAATCTTTGGGAATAAAGAGAAGCTCATTGAGAATTTGGACAGTAAACCGGCTAAGGAGGACACCAGTGAGGAGAAGAGTAAGAAAAGGAAGCTAGCTTGGAAGGATTCCGACGATGAGGAGGTTACAATTGAGGAGGGTTTGCAGAAATCTCACAAAAAGTCTCTCCTTCTGGATCCAAAGACAGAGTACCGGAAATTCCTCAGTAAGAAGTACCAGAAACTCATGGGAACACCCAAATGGGCTGATATGGATCGTGAAGTGAGTGATTCAGACGAAGAGGATGCCGATGAGCTCCTCAAGACGGTTGGGCATGTGCTGAAGGGGAAGAAAGGAACTCTCCTGGAGAATTCAGTTGAATTCAAAAGGCTCAAGGATCTCAACAGATCCACCTACTGCGAAGGCCTCATCACATCCGTTGACTTCCATCCCACATCCAGAGTAGCCTTGGTGACAGGCAGATCCGGAATTGCGTCGATTTATTCAATTGAGAAGACAAAATGCGATAAATTGCACAGCATTCAATTCCGGAAGTTCCCCCTGAAGTGCTCGAGATTGTCCAGGGATGGCAGTGAGGCAATC from Lutzomyia longipalpis isolate SR_M1_2022 chromosome 1, ASM2433408v1 encodes:
- the LOC129797552 gene encoding U3 small nucleolar RNA-associated protein 18 homolog, translated to MENPEGNVQEEGGEVKNSEEFLKFGEESENQANEEEDEVPEISWFRYQDKEQKSEKKNKKGNKVKAQKPKKGDDEPDDEEKALMEAIFGNKEKLIENLDSKPAKEDTSEEKSKKRKLAWKDSDDEEVTIEEGLQKSHKKSLLLDPKTEYRKFLSKKYQKLMGTPKWADMDREVSDSDEEDADELLKTVGHVLKGKKGTLLENSVEFKRLKDLNRSTYCEGLITSVDFHPTSRVALVTGRSGIASIYSIEKTKCDKLHSIQFRKFPLKCSRLSRDGSEAILGSSFNHFFTYNLITGQKGKHLLPRHVTSMRQFEISPDGELLAIAGRFGEIHVLSVRTREWIATLKQEHEVTAMAFAPDSRTLFVHSCDAEVSVFDLRAEKMKHRFYDDGCLSGTSLSVSPNGKFLAAGSGQGIVNVYGTDDVLASKTPIPMKIFRNLITPISSTTFNPTSELLAMCSNEINDALRLAHFPSARLYSNFPGNNLSKSRPNVLRFSPGGRYLAAGNINGRVSLYLLKHFEDF